The window ATTAAGTTAATACAGCTATCACATATATCAGAATTAACATAGATGTATAAAATCTGTGAAGTATGTATATATGATATTGGTTCTTGAATTAATATTACTAGAACGAAGTTTCAGTTTCAGGAATTATTACCATAGGACACAACCCCATTGTTTATGAGCTCCGTGCTCTCCTGCAGTCAGAACATGGCTATTTATGCAGTCAGAACATGGCTATTTAGGTGTAAGTAACATAGGAAAAATTGTTGTTAGAGCTCAGAAGACCAGGGTATAGGTTTACAATATCAATCTTATAAGCCTTACATGTTATTTACAATATCAATCTTatggaaaaaagaagatgagCAATTCCTTCAATACATCTGACTGTATGTATTAATCAGCAAGATGAAAATACTGCTTCATTTTTTACATGCATATGTATCTTTATTTGTGGCTTGATCATACCCATATATCTAAGATTATTAGAGGAAGTTGTAGACTTCTCCGTGGAACAAAAATTAGCAACCTAATTACTATTGGTTGAGTGCTGCAGGAAGGGTTTGTAAATCATATGCGCCATggacacaacaaaaaaaagaaacaaatgcaGTAGATCTGCAGAGGAACAGAGCAGCTCAGAGCAACAGAGAATTCAGGAGCAGAGAGCAAACCTTGATCTACACGGTATTTATCCTTCTCGCACAGCTGCCGTCGTTCCGGCCAGAATGGATGGCCCCCATCTGTGCGCCGTCACTCGCCTGTCGCTGCACCCTGTCAACTCCTCCCATGCCGCCGTGCCTAGCGCCCTACCCGTGCATCCCATTCCCACGACACCATGCCTTGAGACCATGCCATTCCCGGAGGTTGACGACGGCGATTCGGCGAGTCGGCTTGCACCCACCGCGCCGTGAGAGATTGGAGGGGATGGGGGATTCGGCGATACCTTTCTGGATCCGCAGCAGGGAGTTAGGGTTGGCCAGTTTGGTAGGCTTAGTGGGCCGAGCAATTGGGGAGCTCATACGGTCGTTGCGTTGCTGGATTGACTCAGTTCCTGGTAGTTGTGGACCCAGCAACGCATGAGAGATCCGTTGCAACCCATGCGTTGGTGGAGGGGGGTTCGTGTTGTAGAAAGGCCAGCTATATCAATCAAAATTCAGtgagcacatatatatatttacaaagGCACGAGCACTTGCACTGCATGTGTTCATAAGGCATATCTAGCAAGCACATctgtaggagtatatatattatatttggcTATGGCGGTGGACTGGGgtccggtggtggtggcggtgataCTGTTCATCCTGCTGTCGCCGGGGCTTCTGTTCCAGGTGCCGGCGAGGACGAGGGTGGTGGAGTTCGGCAACATGTGCACCAGCGGCGTCTCCGTCCTCGTCCACGCCGTCTTCTTCTTCGTCCTCTTcaccgtcctcgtcgtcgccattGGCATCCACGTCCGTGCCGGCTAGCCGTAGCTCCGATCGATCTGAcgcatgtacgtacgtacgtgcgttTACCTCACCTGCATGTACTCTAATAAGCCTGTTGCCACTGAAAGTAATAGGAGAACTGGAGGAGGTGTCATATGCACATAGCACCTATATCATATTGTAATCGTACGTTTAATCGATCCGTACAGTA of the Oryza sativa Japonica Group chromosome 2, ASM3414082v1 genome contains:
- the LOC107275403 gene encoding uncharacterized protein, whose translation is MAVDWGPVVVAVILFILLSPGLLFQVPARTRVVEFGNMCTSGVSVLVHAVFFFVLFTVLVVAIGIHVRAG